From Malaciobacter mytili LMG 24559:
AACAACAATGAAAAAAATTATATTATAGATATTGAATTACCAGAATTTATGGCAAAATGTCCAAGAAGTGGTTACCCTGATTTTGCAACAATTAAATTACAATATACACCAAATAAAAAACTTATTGAATTAAAAGCATTAAAATTATATATCAATACTTTTATGTTTAGAGAAGTTTCTCATGAAAATTCAGCAAATGAAATTTTTGATACTTTATATAAAAATTTAGAACCAAGATGGATGAAAGTTGTTGCTGATTTTAAACCAAGAGGAAATGTTCATACTGTTATAGAAATTGACAGCGCAAAAATGTAAGGATAATTCTTGGAGAGATTAGTA
This genomic window contains:
- the queF gene encoding preQ(1) synthase, with the translated sequence MKYGEKEIVEFDINSKEHYWPNNNEKNYIIDIELPEFMAKCPRSGYPDFATIKLQYTPNKKLIELKALKLYINTFMFREVSHENSANEIFDTLYKNLEPRWMKVVADFKPRGNVHTVIEIDSAKM